A window of Gallaecimonas kandeliae genomic DNA:
GGCTGAGGCCAAGGCGAATACCCTGCTCGCGCCAGGCCGGATAATGGGCCGGCAAGGCAAAGTGGCTCAGCCAGACTTCGGTGTCCCCCTCATTGGGGGCATAACCGCGGCCACCCTGGGCCCGTACCAACAGCACCTTTATGCCGCCCTCCCCCAGGGCCTTGGCCTGGTTTGTAACCGCCTGGGTCAGGGCAGGCCAATCGACGGGGGCCAGGTGCAGGCGGCCACAGCCTTCCTGCAGCCTGTCCAAGTGGGCAGGCCAGTCCAGGGGGGCTCCCTGGTGGACCCTCAAGGTGGTGAAATGGCCGTCGCCATACTGGAGGCGGCTGGGATGGGGTTCGAGCCTGAACATAGGTAATAAAAAACGCCTGATAAGCCGCTAGGTTATCAGGCGTTTTGCCAAGTTACATCCTTTAGATACGGCTGAACAGCAAGGAGCCGTTGGTACCGCCGAAACCGAAGGAGTTACAGAGCACGTGCTCCACCTTGGCCTGGCGCGCCTCGTGAGGCACGTAATCCAGGTCACACCCCTCAGACGGGTTGTCCAGGTTGATGGTGGGCGGTATGGCATTGTCCACCAGGCTCATCACAGAGATGATGGCTTCGACCGAGCCAGCGGCACCCAGCAGGTGACCGGTCATGGACTTGGTGGAGCTCACCATCAGCTTGTAGGCATGGTCCCCGAACACGGACTTCACCGCGTTGGTCTCGGCGATGTCGCCGGCCGGGGTGGAGGTGCCGTGGGCGTTGACGTAGCCCACCTGGCTGGGATCCAACCTGGCATCGCGGATGGCGTTGGCCATGGAAGCCGCGGCCCCAGCGCCGTTGTCCGGCGGTGAGGTCATGTGGTAGGCATCGCCGCTCATGCCAAAACCGGTCAGCTCGGCGTAGATGCGGGCGCCACGGGCCTTGGCGTGTTCGTACTCTTCCACCACCATGACACCGGCACCGTCACCCAGCACGAAACCGTCGCGGTCGCGGTCCCAAGGGCGGCTGGCGGCCCTGGGATCGTCATTACGGGTGGACAGGGCGCGGGCCGCGCCGAAGCCGCCCATGCCAAGGGCGGTACAGGCCATCTCGGCACCACCGGCCAGCATGACGTCGGCATCACCATAAGCGATCATCCGCGCCGCATGGCCGATGTTGTGAACGCCGGTAGTACAAGCAGTGGTGATGGCGATATTGGGGCCGCGCAGGCCGTACATGATGGACAGGTGTCCTGCCACCATGTTGATGATGGTGCTGGGCACGAAGAAGGGCGACATCTTGCGCGGACCATTGGCCAGCAGGGCCTCATGGTTCTTTTCGATAAGCCCAAGGCCACCGATACCGGAACCGACGGCCACGCCGAAGCGGCTCAGATCGGTCTTGTCCAACTCGATACCACTGTCTTGCAAGGCCTGGATACCGGCCACGACACCATACTGGATGAACAAGTCCATCTTCTTGGCGTCCTTGCTGGACATGTACTGAGTGACATCGAATTCTTTGACGTTACCGGCAAAGTGGGTGGTAAAGGCGCTGGTATCGAAGCAGCTGATGGTATCGATACCGCTTTGACCGGCCAGCAGGGCCTGCCAGGAAGCATTGACGCTGTTGCCCACGGGGGACAGCATGCCCATACCGGTTACAACGACACGACGCTTGGTCACGGCGTTTGCCTCCGAAAGGAAAAAATCGAGGGTCGATACAGGAAACAGGCGGCCCGAAGACCGCCTGTTGAAAGATTAGCCCTGGTGGGCAGTGACGTAGTCGATAGCCGCTTGAACGGTGGTGATCTTCTCGGCTTCTTCGTCCGGGATCTCGGTATCGAACTCTTCTTCCAGCGCCATCACCAGCTCAACGGTGTCCAGAGAGTCAGCGCCGAGGTCGTCAACGAAAGAAGCTTCGTTCTTGACTTCTTCTTCCTTAACGCCCAGTTGCTCGACGATGATTTTCTTAACGCGTTCTTCGATAGTGCTCATAGCTTGTTGTTTCCTTAGCAGTACGCTGTGAATAGCGAATTGGGGCTAGTGTATTCGATCCCCAAATCTTTGCAAGGGAAAGGAAAACCGCGAAGTTGCTGGTCAAACCACGGCATTAGGCCGGTGTTCGCCTCTTGTTCGCGCATTTTCCCATCACTTACGCCATCACCATGCCGCCATTGACGTGCAAGGTTTCACCCGTGATGTAGCCGGCTTCTTCCGAGGCCAGGAAGGCTACCGCACTGGCAATTTCAGCGGGACTTCCCAGGCGTGCCAGCGGCACTTGCCCGAAGATCCCGGATTTTTGCTCTTCGGTCAGTTCGCGGGTCATATCGGTGTCGATAAAGCCGGGAGCGACCGCGTTGACAGTAATGTTGCGCGAGGCGACTTCACGGGCCAGGGATTTGGTGAAGCCAAGCAGGCCTGCCTTGGCGGCAGCGTAGTTGACCTGTCCCTGGTTACCCATGGTGCCCACGACTGAGCCCACGGAAATGATGCGTCCTGCGCGTTTTTTCATCATCGGCCGCAGTACGGCCTTGGACAGACGATAGAGGGATTTGAGATTGGTGTCGATGACATCATCCCATTCTTCGTCTTTCATACGCATCAGCAGGTTGTCACGGGTGATACCGGCGTTGTTCACCAGAATATCCAGCTCCCCTGCCCGCTCCTTGATGGCGGCAAGAGCGGCGTCGATGCTGTCGGCATCGGTGACGTTCAGGCAAAGGCCACGGCCTTCGCCCAGGAAGGCGCTGATGGCATCGGCGCCCTTATCGGAGGTGGCGGTACCGAAAACGGTGGCGCCTTGGGCGGCCAGGCGCTCGGCGATGGCACGGCCGATACCACGGCTGGCACCGGTGACCAGGGCGATTTTGCCGGTCAGAGATAAAAAGTCAGACATGATTCCCTCACTTGACCAGGGCGCGCAGGTCGTCGCCGCTATGCAGGGCGCTGGCGTTCAGCGCCTTGTCTATCCGTTTCACCAGGCCGCAGAGCACCTTGCCCGGGCCGCATTCAAACATTTCGGTGACGCCTTCTTTGGCCATGGCCTCGACAGACTCTGTCCAGCGCACCGGGCTGAACAGCTGGCGTACCAGCGCATCCTTGATGGCGGCAGGGTCGCTGGCCTGGGCCACGTCGACGTTGTTCACCACCGGCACCTTGGGTGCCTTGATCTCGATTTGGTTCAGACGCTCGGCCAGCTTTTCGGCGGCCGGTTTCATCAGGGCACAGTGGCTGGGCACTGAGACGCTCAGCGGCAATGCGCGCTTGGCGCCTTTTTCCTTGAGCACCTCGCAGGCACGGTCGACAGCCGCCTTGGAGCCGGCGATCACCACCTGGCCGGGGCTGTTGAAGTTGACCGCTTCCACGACATCGCCTTGGGCGGCTTCGCTACAACCTTCAACGACGGCGGCATCGTCCAGGCCTATGATGGCGGCCATGGCACCGGTGCCGGCCGGCACGGCGGCCTGCATGAACTGGCCACGGGCCTCTACCAGGGCAACGGCATCCTTGAAATCCAAAGCGCCAGCGCAGACCAGGGCGGAATATTCACCGAGGCTGTGGCCTGCCATCAGCTCAGGCATAGCGCCGCCCAGGGCTTCATAGACGCGGTAAGTGGCGACAGAAGCGGTGAGCAGGGCCGGTTGGGTACGCTCTGTGGCATTCAGAACGGCCTCGGGGCCGTCCTGCACCAAAGACCAGAGGTCATAACCCAGCACGTCCGAGGCTTCCTTGAAGGTGTCCAGCACTTGCGGGAAGTCGGCGGCCAGCTCGGCCAGCATGCCAACGCTCTGAGAGCCTTGTCCCGGAAATATAAAGGCAGTTCTTTGCATTTTTTTGGCCTTTTAATAACGAATCAGGGCCGCACCCCAGGCGAAGCCGGCGCCGAAGGCTTCCAGCAGCAGGAGTTGGCCACGTTGAATACGGCCGTCCCGCACCGCCTCGTCCAAGGCGATGGGCACGGAAGCGGCAGAGGTATTGCCGTACTTATGGAGATTCAGCACCACCTTATCGAGGCCCATGCCCAATTTCTTGGCGGTGGCGCTGATGATGCGCTGGTTGGCCTGATGCGGTACCAGCCAGTCCAGTTGTTGCTTCTCGAGGCCGGCCTTGTCGAGGATCTCGCTGACCACATCGGCCAGTTTGGTGACGGCGACCTTGAACACCTCGTTGCCCTTCATGTGCAGCCAGGGGTCGATGCTGGGATCGACACGGGACGGCAGGGCCGCACAGAGCAGCTCGCCGTAGCTGCCATCGGCATGGATGCAGCTGCCGAGGATGCCGGGTTCTTCACTGGCACCCAGGACCACGGCGCCGGCGCCATCACCGAAGAGGATGATGGTGGACCTGTCTTCAGGGCCACAGACCCGGGTCAGGATATCGGCACCCACCACCAGCACGTGGCGGGCTGCGCCCGTCTTGATGAACTGTTCGGCAATGGACAGGCCATAGGTGAAGCCGGCGCAGGCGGCGGCCACGTCGAAGGCGCCGATGCCAGGCACGCCCAGTTCAGCCTGCAACCAACAGGCAGCGGAGGGGAAAGAATCGGACCCCGTGGTGGTAGCGAAGATGATGAGGTCGAGGTCGGTGGCCTTGATGCCGGCGGCCTCAAGAGCGGCCTTGGCGGCCGGTGTGGCCAGGGTGACGACAGTGTCGTCTTCAGCGGCGATACGACGCTCGCTGATCCCGGTGCGCTCCACTATCCACTGGTCTGTGGTCTCCACCATCTTTTCCAGATCGGCGTTGGTGCGCACCTTGGCAGGCAGGTAACTGCCTGTACCGAGAATTTTTGCGTGCATGAATAAGGCTCAGTGCTTGTCCAATAAAACGGTACCGATGGCATCTTCGATGCCATCCGGCAGCTTGCGCTCAGCGCTGTGCAGAGCCTGCCCAATAGCGTTGAAAAAAGCATCAACGCCGGCATTTCCGTGGCTCTTCACGACAATACCGCGCAATCCTACCAGACTGGCCCCATTGTACTGGTCGGGGTTCACCCGGGCGTAGATGGCCTTGATGAAAGGGCGGACCAGCCTGCCCAGCAGCCGTCCCCAGAAACTGTTGCCGAAGCTGGCCTTGAGTTCGGCCAGGAAATACTGGGCTATGCCCTCGCAGGTCTTGAGGGTCACGTTACCGACAAAGCCATCGCAGACGATGACATCGGCCTTGTTGGTGAAGATGTCATGCCCCTCCAGGTAACCGACGTAATGGAGATGGGGGTTGTCCTGCAGCAGGCTGGCGGCATGGCGCACCTGGTCGTTGCCCTTGACCTCTTCTTCGCCGATGTTGAGCAGCGCCACCCTGGGTTCGGCCAGGCCTTCGACGGTGTGGGCCATGGCCGAGCCCATGACGGCGAACTGGTAGAGGGTCTCGGAATCACAGGCCACGTTGGCACCGAGATCCAGCATATAGACCTTCTTACCGTTCATGGCCGGCATGGCGGAGATGATGGCCGGCCTGTCGATACCGGGCAGGGTCTTGAGGAAATGGCGGGACAGCGCCATCAAGGCACCGGTATTGCCGGCGCTGACACAGGCCTGGGAGCGCCCTTCGGCGACATCTTTGATGGCCTCGGCCATGCTCGAGTCGCGCTTGGAACGCAGCGCGCTGGAGGGCCGCTCGTCCATGGACACTGAGCATTGGGCCAGGTGGAGGCTGAATCTGGGATGCTTGTCCAAACCGTAGAGATGCAGCTCACGACTGATATCGCCGCAGGCAAAGGCACGGATGGATAAAGAGGGGTGAAGCGACAGTGCCCGCGCTATGGCGGGCACTGTGACGGCGGGGCCTAGGTCCCCGCCCATCGCATCTACCGAAATGGTAAACGCTTGCAAGTCAGCTACCGGTGATTAACCGATGACCTTCTTGCCACGGTAAAAACCGTCGGCAGTGACGTGGTGACGACGGTGAGTTTCACCGGAAGTCTTGTCCACGGACAGGCTGGCGGCGGTCAGAGCGTCGTGGGAACGACGCATGTCGCGGCGGGACCGGGACTTTTTGTTCTGTTGAACGGCCATTGACTAGTCTCCTTAAAACGTGATCACTTCTTCTTTAGCTGTTCGAGAACAGCAAAGGGATTCGGACGCTCATCAGCAGGTTCGATCTTGCCGAAACTCATATCGGATGAAGACACTGCACACTGGTCTTCAGCATGCATTGCGACCAAGGGCAGTGCCAGGATCAACTCATCTTCTATTAGCTTCCGCACGTCGATCTCCCCATTTTCGTCGAGGTCGACAGGCTCATAAGCTTCCGGGAGCTCTTCTATTTCGGTTTTGGCAAAGACTGGCGTATAGGCGAAGTCTACCTCTGCGAGGAAGGGCATCAGTCCATTACAGCGTTGGCACACCAGTTCGAGCTCCGCGGCGGCTTTACCACTGGTAAAGACCAACCCCTGGGCGTCTACACCGCAATGCAGCTGGACATCCACTTCACCCTGCCGGGTCTCTGTCAATTCCATCAAACGCGTCAATTCGGTCACGGGTACCACACCGTCATAATCGTCACGACGCTGGGCAGCTTTGACCGGATCGAGAGTTAAGGGCAGCTTAACTTTTCGCATAAGGCGCGCATCTTACTCGGGACCTAAGTCCCTGTCAAAAAAGCCAACAGGCCCGTTGGGCCTGCAGTGTTGAACAAAGCAGTGACACCGCCCTGTTATGCCCGCGCATTTTACGGGAAAATGCGGCGGCAAGTGAAGATAAAAAGGCGCCCAGATGCAACTGATTTTAGGGTCCAGCTCTCCTTTCCGTAAGAGCCTGCTGGAAAAACTGGCAATTCCCTTTTCCTGTGTCAGCCCCGACATCGACGAAAGTGCCCTGCCCGGCGAGTCCATCACCGCCCTGGTGGAAAGGCTGGCGGTGGAAAAGGCCAAGGCGGCGGCCAACATGGTTGAAGGGCCTGCCCTGGTGATAGGGTCGGATCAACTCTGTGTGGTGGAAGAAGAAGTCTGCGGCAAACCCCTGACCCGGGACAAGGCCATAGCTCAATTGCAGAGGTCCAGCGGCAAAGCGGTCACCTTTTATACGGGACTCGCCCTCTACAACAGCCAGAGCGGCCGCTGCCAATCCCTGGTGGAACCGTTCGAGGTGCGTTTCAGGCAACTATCCGACCGCCAGATAGCGGGTTACGTGGATAAGGAAGAGCCCTTCTGGTGTGCGGGCTCTTTCAAATGCGAAGGTTTGGGCATAGCCCTTTTCGAGAGCCTTAACGGCCGGGACCCCAACAGTCTGGTCGGCCTGCCCCTCATCGCCCTGGTGAGGATGCTGGAGGCCGAAGGCCTGGATGTGCTGGCTTAAGCCAGGACCTCGGCCAGGGACGGCCAGTCGCCGAGCACGGCTTCAGCACCGGCGGCCTTGAGTCGCGTTTCGTCGTGGACACCGAAGCCAACCCCCAGGGCCCGCACGCCGGCGGCCCTGGCCATTTTCATGTCCAGCTCCGAGTCGCCGATCATCAACGCCTGGTGCGCCGCGACGCCGGTCTCGCTCAAAATCTGCTCGAGCATGTCAGGGTGGGGCTTGGAGTGGGCCTCGTCGGCACTGCGGCTGGTAATAAAGAAGGGCTCAAGGCCGGTCTCGGCAAAGACCCGGGTCAGCCCTGCCCTCGCCTTGCCAGTGGCTACCGCCAGTTGCCGGCCCGACGTCTTGAGGGTCGCCAGCATGGCCTCGACACCGGGAAAAAGCGGCGTCGGCGTCGGATCCAGCTCCACGTACTGGTCGCGGTAGACGGCCAGCACCGCATCCCTGCCCGCCTCGTCGAGGCCGGGAAAGAGCGCGTCGAAGGCCGGCATCAGGCTCAGCCCTATGATGTCCCGCACCTGCTGTTCAGTGGGTACCGGCAGCGCCAGGGCCCTGGCCGTGGCCTGCATGCTGGAGACGATGCGCCCCACCGAGTCCATCAGGGTGCCGTCCCAATCGAAGATGACGAGGCGGACGTCTCTCACTGGCCTTTACCCAGGGCTGCCACCAAAGCGGCGAAACTGCCGTCCGGCTTGGCGGTCACCGACACAGGCTCGCCGGTATTGGGGTGGGTAAAGGAAA
This region includes:
- the yceD gene encoding 23S rRNA accumulation protein YceD, which produces MRKVKLPLTLDPVKAAQRRDDYDGVVPVTELTRLMELTETRQGEVDVQLHCGVDAQGLVFTSGKAAAELELVCQRCNGLMPFLAEVDFAYTPVFAKTEIEELPEAYEPVDLDENGEIDVRKLIEDELILALPLVAMHAEDQCAVSSSDMSFGKIEPADERPNPFAVLEQLKKK
- a CDS encoding HAD family hydrolase, which produces MRDVRLVIFDWDGTLMDSVGRIVSSMQATARALALPVPTEQQVRDIIGLSLMPAFDALFPGLDEAGRDAVLAVYRDQYVELDPTPTPLFPGVEAMLATLKTSGRQLAVATGKARAGLTRVFAETGLEPFFITSRSADEAHSKPHPDMLEQILSETGVAAHQALMIGDSELDMKMARAAGVRALGVGFGVHDETRLKAAGAEAVLGDWPSLAEVLA
- a CDS encoding Maf family protein, encoding MQLILGSSSPFRKSLLEKLAIPFSCVSPDIDESALPGESITALVERLAVEKAKAAANMVEGPALVIGSDQLCVVEEEVCGKPLTRDKAIAQLQRSSGKAVTFYTGLALYNSQSGRCQSLVEPFEVRFRQLSDRQIAGYVDKEEPFWCAGSFKCEGLGIALFESLNGRDPNSLVGLPLIALVRMLEAEGLDVLA
- the fabF gene encoding beta-ketoacyl-ACP synthase II, which translates into the protein MTKRRVVVTGMGMLSPVGNSVNASWQALLAGQSGIDTISCFDTSAFTTHFAGNVKEFDVTQYMSSKDAKKMDLFIQYGVVAGIQALQDSGIELDKTDLSRFGVAVGSGIGGLGLIEKNHEALLANGPRKMSPFFVPSTIINMVAGHLSIMYGLRGPNIAITTACTTGVHNIGHAARMIAYGDADVMLAGGAEMACTALGMGGFGAARALSTRNDDPRAASRPWDRDRDGFVLGDGAGVMVVEEYEHAKARGARIYAELTGFGMSGDAYHMTSPPDNGAGAAASMANAIRDARLDPSQVGYVNAHGTSTPAGDIAETNAVKSVFGDHAYKLMVSSTKSMTGHLLGAAGSVEAIISVMSLVDNAIPPTINLDNPSEGCDLDYVPHEARQAKVEHVLCNSFGFGGTNGSLLFSRI
- the fabD gene encoding ACP S-malonyltransferase, which gives rise to MQRTAFIFPGQGSQSVGMLAELAADFPQVLDTFKEASDVLGYDLWSLVQDGPEAVLNATERTQPALLTASVATYRVYEALGGAMPELMAGHSLGEYSALVCAGALDFKDAVALVEARGQFMQAAVPAGTGAMAAIIGLDDAAVVEGCSEAAQGDVVEAVNFNSPGQVVIAGSKAAVDRACEVLKEKGAKRALPLSVSVPSHCALMKPAAEKLAERLNQIEIKAPKVPVVNNVDVAQASDPAAIKDALVRQLFSPVRWTESVEAMAKEGVTEMFECGPGKVLCGLVKRIDKALNASALHSGDDLRALVK
- the fabG gene encoding 3-oxoacyl-ACP reductase FabG gives rise to the protein MSDFLSLTGKIALVTGASRGIGRAIAERLAAQGATVFGTATSDKGADAISAFLGEGRGLCLNVTDADSIDAALAAIKERAGELDILVNNAGITRDNLLMRMKDEEWDDVIDTNLKSLYRLSKAVLRPMMKKRAGRIISVGSVVGTMGNQGQVNYAAAKAGLLGFTKSLAREVASRNITVNAVAPGFIDTDMTRELTEEQKSGIFGQVPLARLGSPAEIASAVAFLASEEAGYITGETLHVNGGMVMA
- the rpmF gene encoding 50S ribosomal protein L32, producing MAVQQNKKSRSRRDMRRSHDALTAASLSVDKTSGETHRRHHVTADGFYRGKKVIG
- the acpP gene encoding acyl carrier protein, coding for MSTIEERVKKIIVEQLGVKEEEVKNEASFVDDLGADSLDTVELVMALEEEFDTEIPDEEAEKITTVQAAIDYVTAHQG
- a CDS encoding beta-ketoacyl-ACP synthase III, producing MHAKILGTGSYLPAKVRTNADLEKMVETTDQWIVERTGISERRIAAEDDTVVTLATPAAKAALEAAGIKATDLDLIIFATTTGSDSFPSAACWLQAELGVPGIGAFDVAAACAGFTYGLSIAEQFIKTGAARHVLVVGADILTRVCGPEDRSTIILFGDGAGAVVLGASEEPGILGSCIHADGSYGELLCAALPSRVDPSIDPWLHMKGNEVFKVAVTKLADVVSEILDKAGLEKQQLDWLVPHQANQRIISATAKKLGMGLDKVVLNLHKYGNTSAASVPIALDEAVRDGRIQRGQLLLLEAFGAGFAWGAALIRY
- the plsX gene encoding phosphate acyltransferase PlsX; its protein translation is MQAFTISVDAMGGDLGPAVTVPAIARALSLHPSLSIRAFACGDISRELHLYGLDKHPRFSLHLAQCSVSMDERPSSALRSKRDSSMAEAIKDVAEGRSQACVSAGNTGALMALSRHFLKTLPGIDRPAIISAMPAMNGKKVYMLDLGANVACDSETLYQFAVMGSAMAHTVEGLAEPRVALLNIGEEEVKGNDQVRHAASLLQDNPHLHYVGYLEGHDIFTNKADVIVCDGFVGNVTLKTCEGIAQYFLAELKASFGNSFWGRLLGRLVRPFIKAIYARVNPDQYNGASLVGLRGIVVKSHGNAGVDAFFNAIGQALHSAERKLPDGIEDAIGTVLLDKH